The Novosphingobium pentaromativorans US6-1 genomic interval CGAAGGGGCATGGACGAAGAAAGTCCTGGAGGACAGCCGCGCCCGCTGATCCTATACGGCCGCGACCAGACGGGTCATGATCTTGCGCAGGCGATAGAGGCAGTACAACACGACCCCTGCCCCAGCGAGAAGCATGACCCAGCGCCAAACGTCCAACCCTGCATCTTCCAGACGCAAGCCTTCCTTGCCGAGCGCGCCCAGCGCGACATAGCCGGCAAGCGAGGGCAGCGAAGCCAAAGTGCCGGCGAGAAAGTCGCGCTGGCTGATCCGGGTCAAGCCCAGGCCGTAGCTCGTCAGGGCAAAGGGCATGACAGGCGAAATCCTCAGCAGCGTAACCATGCGCCAACCTTCACAGGTCATGGCATGGTCCAATCGTGAGAAGGAAGCGTGGCGCTGCAGGATCGGCGTGATCCAGCGTCGCAGTGCGGTCCGGCTGAGCGCAAAGGCGATCCATCCGCCCAGCATCGTGCTGACCGCTGAGATTGCCAGCCCCGGCCCGAAACCCAAAAGCGCCCCTGCCATTGCCGCAATTATGGATGCGGGCAGGATACCGCAGGCCGCGACCAGCGTCTGCCCCAAGGCGAAGGCCCACCAGTTTCCTGCCATGAAGATCTGGAGATGGGCCGACCATTCATGAACGATCAGGCGTGCGGCCAGCAATTCCCGCTGAAACCTGAATGCCAGTAGGCACGCGCCTGACGGCACGAGCGCAGCAACGCCGGCCGCTTTGTGCAGCGGGCGTTGACTGAACTCAGTTCCTGGCAGCAAGTTCAAGGCGCAGGCCTTGCGAATTGTCCTGATCGCGAATTTGCAGCCTTGCCGCTTCGTCGAAGAAGATCTGCGGCTTCGCAATTTTCCAGCGCGACAGGCGATAGGAAACCGCCGTCTTGAGGACCTGAAGCCCATAGACGCAACTGCGTTTGAAATTGATGCTCGAGGCCTCGTCGAAGTAGCGGGTGGGGCAGGAAATCTCCCCGGTGCGGAAGCCGAACCAGGCGGTCTGGGCAAGCATCTGGTTATCGAAGACGAAGTCGTCCGAACATGCCTCCAGCGGCAGCTTTTCCAGCACCTCACGGCTCCAGGCACGATATCCGGTGTGATATTCGGAAAGCTTCTGCCCGAGGAGCAGGTTCTCGACCAATGTAAGCGCGCGATTGGCGATATACTTGTAAAGCGGCATGCCTCCTGCAAGCGCGCCTTTGCCGAGGATGCGGGAAGCCAGCACGACGTCGTAGTGTCCAGAGGCAATCATGCTCGCCATCGGCAGCACGAGCTTGGGCGAGTACTGATAGTCCGGGTGCACCATCACGACGATATCGGCCCCGCGCTCGAGCGCGGCACGGTAGCAGGTCTTCTGGTTTCCGCCGTAGCCCGTGTTCTTCGCATGGACGATAGTATGGATGCCCAGCGAGCGGGCAATGGCCGAAGTTTCGTCTGAACTGGCATCGTCCGTAAGGATGACATCGTCGACGACGTCAGCAGGAATCTCGCGAAACGTGCGCAACAAGGTGAGCGCGGCGTTGTAAGCCGGCAGGACTACGGCAATTCGCTTTCCGTCGATCATGGTCCGCAGGATTTGCAGATAATGGTAAAGGAAGACTTATTTCCGATACCGGAACCAGCAAAGAGCAAGTACCGTGTGCAATCGACCTGGCACGCGATGCAGTGCCGGTGAGCAATAGCTGGCATCGGGAACTGCGAACGATTGTAGCGCCCTTCTGGCCGGGCCAAAGGGCCATCAAGTCCCTTGCAGGCTTCGAAAACACAAACTAAGCCCATGATAAGTGCAGAATTTTTGGGCCTTGTCTTCATGATCCACAATACCGGTTCCAGTGCAGCGAACCTCGATGCGCATCCTTATACCGAACCGCGCGATATTTCGTCTCTGGACGAATGCTACTTCTATCATACGATGGATGTACCGGGACATGGTACGGTCAAGGGAGAGTGGGATCTTCGCGGGGTCCTGGACGACTACCTCGGTCATTTCGATTTCTCGGGCAAACGCGTCCTGGACGTAGGCGCCGCGTCTGGAATCCTGAGTTTTCACATGGAAAGCAAGGGAGCCGAGGTCGTCTCATTCGATCTTTCGGAAGACTTCGACTGGGATATCGTACCCTTTGCCGAGAATGACCGCGATGCAGCCAGGGCCGACCGGCGCAAGCATCTTCGCAAGATCAACAACAGCTATTGGCTGTGCCACGGTGCATACGGCTCGAAAGCGCGGATGGTGAACGGCGTGGTGTACGACATGCCCGCCGCGATCGGTCCGGTCGACGTGGCAGTCTTCGGGAGCATTCTTCTCCATCTGCGCGACCCATTCCTGGCATTGGAGAATGCGGCCCGCCTGACGCGAGAAACCATGATCGTCTCTGACCTATCGCCGTTCGGACGCTTCGCTAGCCGCTTCAAGCGCAATCCACGCTTCATGCCGAACAGTGCAGAGCCGGACGGAATTACCGATGGCTGGTTCCGGCTTCCTCCGTTGTTGGTGCAGGAGTACCTGGCCATCCTCGGATTCAAGGACTCCACGCTTACCTGGAACAAGTTCAAGTACGGCAATCGCATCCGGCCGATCTACACAATCGTCGCGCGGCGCTGACCTATCGGATCGCCGGGGCGTGTCGCCACCGGCCAGTGAGAAGGCGATCCCGTCTCGGCACTCGCCAGGCATCGACAGGCCCGGCGAGATAGGGCCTGCTTGAGAAGATAGACCGGTTACTCGCGCAGGAAGAGCGCAGGGGCCGGACAACATCGGCCGCGCGTTCTATACGTCGATCCCGTCCGCTGCTTCACAATAGTCACTTCGTCGCAGACAGGGAACGGGTCGTCGACCCACACGCAAACGCTGATAGGTGGATATACCACTCATTCAGGCTTATGAATGGTTAACTTCATTAAACCATTGTAATTACTCAATTGAAACGACGAGCAAAAAATAATAAAAGAGTCGTCTCATCAGAACATTCAATGCAAGAGTCTGGCAAGCCTAGCCAGTATTTCAACTCGCATTAGCTTTCGAGATACCAGTAGCCACTTGATAGGATCATGAACTCGCATTCGTTGCGAGCCAGTCCTGCGTGGCTGAAACTGCACAAATCGGGCGGGGATGTGTTATGGCCAGTTCGCAATCAGGACCCAAGGGTATCCTCCCTAGACGCGACTACTCGCAAGCCATCAAGGAAGCCCGCTTCAGTTCGCTCCGCAAGGACCCACGCGTTCGTGTGCGCAGTGAACATGAACTCGAGGCGATGAAATCCCATCTCGACGAGCTCTACGCAGATACGGACGCGGTCACGAGTTTCGTCGATGCCGGCGGACAGGTATTCGATTGCATTCCGATCAGTGAACAACCTTCCTTGCGGGAAGGCGGCGGAACGCCTGCCACGCCCCCATCGCTTGCAGAAGCGATAGGCCTTGCAGAAGACGAACCTGTATCGCCTGTCGAAGATTCGGAACCGGACCTCGATCGTTTCGGCAATCCAATGAAATGCCCTGCAGGCTTCGTGCCGGTGCGTCGAGTGACCCTCGAAGAGATGGCACGGTTCGAAACCCTGGCAGAGTTCTTCAGCAAAACCGGCGCCAAGCCGCTGTCTCCGCCAAGCGCGCCGGCTGCGAACAGTTCGCTGAACCATCGCTACGCCTATGCTCACCAGACGCTGGATAACCTGGGCGGTCATTCATTCCTGAATGTCCGCGCCCCGTCAGTGACAGGCGATCAGATCTTCTCCTTGTGTCAGCATTGGTACTCGGCAGGGGCCGGCGCAGCCCACCAAACCGTAGAGGTCGGGTGGCAGGTCTATCCGGCCAAGTACGGACACAGCCAGCCCGTGCTTTTCATCTACTGGACCGCGGACAACTATGGGCCCAGCGGCGCTTACAATCTGGACAAGGCTGGTTTCGTACAAACCAATTCCGACTGGACGATCGGCGGCACACTTTCGCCCGTAGGCAGCGGTGGCGGCCAGCAATACGAGATCGAGATCGCTTTCTACCTGAACGGCGGCAACTGGTGGCTGTATCTGGGCGGACTCAGTGCCCAGCATGCAGTGGGCTACTATCCTGCCAGCCTGTTCAACGGCGGGGCCATGGCAAGCAATGCCACCAAGGCACTGTTCGGCGGAGAGACGGTATGCGGCGCGGCCGGTCCTTGGCCGGAAATGGGTTCGGGAGCATTCTCGGGAGCAATCTATCCGCACGCTGCCTGGCAAAGGGCTGTCTTCGTTATGCCCAAATCCGGCGGCGCGCAGTGGGCAAGCCTCACCGGCCAATCGCCTTCGCCCGGCTGTTACGACCAGTTCATCGGAAGCTATACCGCGCCCTGGAATATCACGCTGTTCTACGGCGGCCCGGGTGGCGGAAATTGCTGAAATTGGGAGGCAATCATCATGGCACGGCAACCCGTCAGCGGTACGGCACCGAGTGAAAACATAGTCGCTACAGAAATCGACAAGGAGTTGGTCGCCCGCCAGCGCATCCCGCTCACTGCAGATACGCTTGGCGCTCTCGACGAGAAGCAAGAAAAGCTTTTCCTCGAAATCCGTGAATCCAACATCACGCATCTGTTCAAGGGAATGGGCGAAGTCAGGCAGAGCCTCGACATACTCAGGACCGAACTCAAGATCCGCATGGCACCGCCCCAATTGCTCGCGACGGTGATCCAGCCCGACGGCAGTCCGGCCAACCGCATTCAGGTGGAATTCGACCCTGCCAGCGTCGGGCGCCGGGGACAGCCCGTCACCGTGATGACGGGCGAGGATGGCGCCTTCACCATGCCCTTGCCCAGTGCGCTTCCACTTGCCGACAACGGCTCCCTCGAGCTCGTTTTGCATGGTGCCAACAGCGCCGTTCGCGCCAGCATCCCCTTCAAGCAGATTGCTTCCAACGGCCTTGCAGGGACGATCGCGCTCGACCAGTTTCTGCCTCCGCTTCCAGTCAGCATCTTGGCCTCGCTGCAATCGCTGGCACCGCCGCCGCCGACCGATGCCGCCGAACCACCGCCAGACAATACCCCGGTGCTGCCGGTACTGGCGATGGGGGACTGCGATGAATGCCTGCTGCAATTCGGCGCGAACAAGTCGATCGACAAGTTCCCCTATGGCGTCTTCTTCCGCCTCGTCGAACCACGAGCCAGCGTTTCCAGCGCGGTTCGGCGCTTTTCCCTCGGCGATCGCAAGTTCGGCTACCTTCCTTATTATGTGACAGGAGCGACAAGTACCGAACAGGTCAGTTACGTCGATCGGGTTCCGGTAGAGCAACCGCTCAGCATTGACGGTTTCCGCGACAGGCTCGTGGGAGTGAAGCCCAACGGCCTCATCTCAACTGACGAGACTGTGCCCATGGCCGGCACTCTGGGCCTTGGCTATGTCCTGCACATGTCGCAGCGGTGGACCTTTCAAGGACTTGCGCTTGGAGATCTGGTCTATTCCCTCCCGCTTGCCCCTGGCGAGCAGCAGCAGGTCGCCATCTTCGAACGGCGGGACACATCAGCTGTCTTCGAAAGCGAATTCTTCGATGAATCGCAGGCGCTTCTGCAAAGCGCAACCGCAGACACCTCGACGACAGCGACCTTCGCCTCGGCATTCAACGAGGTCATCAATGGCCGCAGTTCCTTCCGAACCGACAGCGACACATCGAGTGTCGGAGGCAGCTTCTTCGGGCTTATCAGTGGCGGCTCCGGGAGCAGTTCTTCGAGCGGAACGACCAGCAGTTCCCTATCCGGCCAACGCAACACTACTCAGAATGCTGCCCAGGCCACCCATTCCAGCGCCCAGTCTTCGGCGGCAGCGCGCCGGTCTGCATCCCGCACAGGCATGCGAATTGCGTCTGCCAGCGAACGCCAGTCGGTGACGACCAAGACGATCACCAACCACAACCATACGCGCGCCCTGACCATGCAATATTGGGAAGTCCTGCGCCTTTACGATGTGACCACAGCCATCGACGGCCTCACAATGACTGTGCTGATACCGCTTCAGGTCGTGCGATTCCTGCCGCCGAACGTTCCGCTCACGATCACGAGCCCCTTCCAGCTCGACACGCGTGCCGAAGTCCTGCTGCGCTACAAGTCGATCTGCAAGCACGCTGACGTCCTGGAACGTTGGCTCCCGCGCAAGTATCATCAGGGCATGAAGCTGCTAACGCAGTTCGCTGCAGATCCGACTGCGGAAGTAGAAGCTGCGGGCGGGGTCGCCTCGGACGTCATCAAGTTCACGATCCAGGGCAGCTTCCTCGAAGCGGACCTTATATCCATTTATGCCGTCACCAACCGCGGCACCCGCGTCGGCCCCGTCCAGCTCAACAATACGGCACCCACGCCTCCCGCTGATAGATTCGCTTCGCGCGAAGAATTCGTGTCCTGGCTCAAGATTCAGCGCCAACATTCTGCCCATGTCTTCACAGGTGCGCTGGCGCTGCCTCCATCGATGAACCGCAGCACAATCATCGGCTTCGAGATCACGCGCCGTTTCCGCTCGGCAAGCTACACGCTCATTTCCAAAGAACAGCAGGAGCTCAATGCCCTGCAGGCCCTCTTCGGCGGGCAGGCCAGTTGGATCGAACAGGCGATTGAGTCAGCCTTCAGCCAGGGATCGGCCCGTACGGCGCGCCAGACGATTACGCTCGATGCAGCCGCCCTTGAAAGGGAAGTCGGTGGTCCAAATGTAAGCAGTTTCCGTGCCCATGTCGTGGAACTGGACCAGAACGGCAATGAAGTCGGCCCGGGAGAGAACTACGCGCAGAACAGCATGGGCGGGGTCGAACTGCCCAATGCGCCCTACCCTGTTCCGGCGCTGCAATTGGCGCCCGTCCTGCGGTTCAAGGAAATCCTCGAGATCGAGGAAATGACCCAGCATGTCGTGCGCAACACCATGCGCTACTCACGCGCGGTCTGGTCTTCGCTG includes:
- a CDS encoding TVP38/TMEM64 family protein → MLAARLIVHEWSAHLQIFMAGNWWAFALGQTLVAACGILPASIIAAMAGALLGFGPGLAISAVSTMLGGWIAFALSRTALRRWITPILQRHASFSRLDHAMTCEGWRMVTLLRISPVMPFALTSYGLGLTRISQRDFLAGTLASLPSLAGYVALGALGKEGLRLEDAGLDVWRWVMLLAGAGVVLYCLYRLRKIMTRLVAAV
- a CDS encoding glycosyltransferase family 2 protein — translated: MIDGKRIAVVLPAYNAALTLLRTFREIPADVVDDVILTDDASSDETSAIARSLGIHTIVHAKNTGYGGNQKTCYRAALERGADIVVMVHPDYQYSPKLVLPMASMIASGHYDVVLASRILGKGALAGGMPLYKYIANRALTLVENLLLGQKLSEYHTGYRAWSREVLEKLPLEACSDDFVFDNQMLAQTAWFGFRTGEISCPTRYFDEASSINFKRSCVYGLQVLKTAVSYRLSRWKIAKPQIFFDEAARLQIRDQDNSQGLRLELAARN
- a CDS encoding class I SAM-dependent methyltransferase; translation: MISAEFLGLVFMIHNTGSSAANLDAHPYTEPRDISSLDECYFYHTMDVPGHGTVKGEWDLRGVLDDYLGHFDFSGKRVLDVGAASGILSFHMESKGAEVVSFDLSEDFDWDIVPFAENDRDAARADRRKHLRKINNSYWLCHGAYGSKARMVNGVVYDMPAAIGPVDVAVFGSILLHLRDPFLALENAARLTRETMIVSDLSPFGRFASRFKRNPRFMPNSAEPDGITDGWFRLPPLLVQEYLAILGFKDSTLTWNKFKYGNRIRPIYTIVARR
- a CDS encoding neprosin family prolyl endopeptidase, with protein sequence MASSQSGPKGILPRRDYSQAIKEARFSSLRKDPRVRVRSEHELEAMKSHLDELYADTDAVTSFVDAGGQVFDCIPISEQPSLREGGGTPATPPSLAEAIGLAEDEPVSPVEDSEPDLDRFGNPMKCPAGFVPVRRVTLEEMARFETLAEFFSKTGAKPLSPPSAPAANSSLNHRYAYAHQTLDNLGGHSFLNVRAPSVTGDQIFSLCQHWYSAGAGAAHQTVEVGWQVYPAKYGHSQPVLFIYWTADNYGPSGAYNLDKAGFVQTNSDWTIGGTLSPVGSGGGQQYEIEIAFYLNGGNWWLYLGGLSAQHAVGYYPASLFNGGAMASNATKALFGGETVCGAAGPWPEMGSGAFSGAIYPHAAWQRAVFVMPKSGGAQWASLTGQSPSPGCYDQFIGSYTAPWNITLFYGGPGGGNC